The following are encoded together in the Pseudomonadota bacterium genome:
- a CDS encoding ABC transporter permease, which produces MSLSTRALLNETGAELTKSFRAPEFVLPTLLMPTTFYLLFGVMLSQSGGAAAYLLATYGVFAVMGPSLFGFGAGVASERERGWLSLKRTAPVPGYLHVAARLAATVLFGALALLPLYAAAGFAGDVALARSDWAVLLACHVLAVVPFSLLGLAIGFTFGANAAVAVANLAFLGLAVLGGLWFPASMFPDGLRAVGQALPSYHLAEVALAVVRPEPDRNVLVHLAIILATTGLLGALAAWRWSRQA; this is translated from the coding sequence ATGAGCCTATCCACCCGAGCCCTGCTCAACGAGACGGGCGCCGAGCTCACCAAGTCCTTCCGCGCCCCGGAGTTCGTGCTCCCCACCCTGCTGATGCCCACCACCTTCTACCTGCTGTTCGGTGTGATGCTGTCGCAGTCGGGCGGAGCGGCGGCGTACCTGCTCGCCACCTACGGCGTCTTCGCCGTGATGGGCCCCTCCCTGTTCGGCTTCGGCGCGGGCGTGGCGAGTGAACGTGAGCGCGGATGGCTCTCCCTGAAGCGTACGGCCCCCGTGCCGGGCTACCTCCACGTGGCGGCGCGCCTCGCCGCAACCGTCCTGTTTGGCGCCCTGGCCTTGCTGCCCCTCTACGCCGCCGCGGGCTTCGCGGGCGACGTGGCGCTCGCCCGCAGCGACTGGGCCGTGCTGCTCGCCTGCCACGTGCTGGCCGTCGTGCCCTTCTCGCTGCTGGGGCTCGCCATCGGGTTCACCTTCGGCGCCAACGCGGCCGTGGCCGTCGCCAACCTCGCCTTCCTCGGCCTCGCCGTGCTCGGCGGCCTGTGGTTCCCGGCCTCCATGTTCCCGGACGGGTTGCGCGCGGTGGGGCAGGCCCTGCCGTCCTATCACCTCGCGGAGGTAGCACTGGCCGTCGTGCGTCCTGAGCCGGACCGCAACGTGCTCGTACACCTCGCGATCATCCTCGCCACGACGGGCCT